DNA sequence from the Schistocerca serialis cubense isolate TAMUIC-IGC-003099 chromosome 9, iqSchSeri2.2, whole genome shotgun sequence genome:
TTCAGAATCAATATGCTGATTTCCCGTAGACTACCTTTTGTAAGTGAGGTGGAAAGGCAGGAAAaattgatggtacagcattttccctGATTCGAACACTCGAAACTGAAGTTCGGTCAATATCTTCTTCTCGAAAATGCTGGGAACATATTTTGCTCCATTTGTTAGGTATCCAGTCTTTCCTTCTTACCATATGACCCCACAGAGCTCGACAAGCTTCATTGATcagaaatctgaaataaaataagaagaaaacagtttcacGAAACATAAACAAGGCCGCACATCTCACGATATAAACGACAATATTTTACGAATGGGGCCACTTATGCATGGAATGTGATTCCTTTTAACTTGGTAGCACTATACCAACAGTTAgtacaaccgtaaacaatgcaaactggcattataaaatgaaaaaaacttccGCAGCTCTACACAGTAGCACAAATCAGAAATgagtcttctgaccaaactgcaaTGGCGGTGCTCAGTTtctgtcggcttcaagtttgtaacgtcatggcatctcccctccttatacctccattGACCCTATGGAGCAAAGTAACCTCAAATGACGGTacctatgattttttaaaatattcaagcaagcatgtttgttttctatttcttgCTCCAAATGAGTAAGTTGAACTACTGTTCTTTCCTCAAGTCTATGGGCGATCATATATCTCGTGAATGTTTCAGTCTTCAGTTGCCTTAGTATATGAGGGCACCAGGTCATCTTCTttgtcactgtcactttcactaCCACTATTATTCTCCAAGCCTCTCTCCGCAGTCAGCTCCTCAATACTTTGTACTCCTGTGGTTTCCACATTGTCATCCACAGCCACAAAGTCCTCAAAAGTGGCAGAATCACTGGCTATTAATTCCTGAAACTCTTGCAAATCACTTGCAACATCTTCCACAGGAGCTGCCATCTCATTCTCACAGAATCCcgcttttgtgaaacagtttttaatagtTTCAGCACTGACTTCCCTCCATGTGTATATAATTAAATTCATTGCCTGTAAAATATTCAGCTTCAGTTGTGAGCTCTGCTGGCTTCCCGGTTTTCT
Encoded proteins:
- the LOC126418746 gene encoding tigger transposable element-derived protein 6-like, with translation MTSDIFLHFFRDFDAKMGSVARKVLVFVDRCVAHPPDVSFLRNVKVIFLPTNCTSHLQPLDLGITHALKVTYRTALVKKALNLMDQRKPGSQQSSQLKLNILQAMNLIIYTWREVSAETIKNCFTKAGFCENEMAAPVEDVASDLQEFQELIASDSATFEDFVAVDDNVETTGVQSIEELTAERGLENNSGSESDSDKEDDLVPSYTKATED